In the genome of Pseudomonas putida, one region contains:
- a CDS encoding tellurite resistance TerB family protein — MNTRGLLDQLLKSGQQLLQNQQGKGGAAKGAGLGDLLGGQSGKGGLGSLLSGAGGGALAAGAMGLLLGSKKARKYGGKVLTYGGLAALGVLAYKAYGNWQARQGEAQAHEPRTLDRVPAAQAEQHSQAVLRALVAAAKSDGHIDERERALIEGEFVRLDNDRELQHWLHAELNKPLDPAEVAAAAQTPEMAAEMYLASVMMVDQENFMERAYLDELARQLRLEPGLRQELEDQVRLAAG, encoded by the coding sequence ATGAACACCCGCGGCTTGCTCGATCAACTGCTCAAATCCGGCCAGCAGCTGCTGCAAAACCAGCAAGGCAAGGGCGGCGCTGCCAAGGGGGCGGGCCTTGGTGACTTGTTGGGTGGCCAGTCAGGCAAGGGTGGGCTGGGCAGTTTGCTCTCCGGTGCCGGCGGCGGCGCCTTGGCAGCAGGCGCCATGGGCCTGCTGCTGGGCAGCAAGAAGGCCCGCAAGTATGGCGGCAAGGTGCTCACCTACGGGGGCCTGGCTGCGCTCGGTGTGCTGGCGTACAAGGCCTATGGCAACTGGCAGGCGCGCCAGGGCGAGGCGCAGGCCCACGAGCCTCGTACCCTCGACCGCGTGCCTGCGGCCCAAGCCGAGCAGCACAGCCAGGCGGTACTGCGCGCCCTGGTGGCGGCAGCCAAGTCGGACGGGCACATCGATGAGCGCGAGCGCGCCTTGATCGAGGGGGAGTTCGTGCGCCTGGACAACGACCGCGAGCTTCAGCATTGGCTGCACGCCGAACTGAACAAACCGCTCGACCCTGCCGAAGTGGCCGCCGCCGCGCAGACGCCCGAGATGGCGGCTGAAATGTACCTGGCCAGCGTGATGATGGTCGATCAGGAGAACTTCATGGAGCGTGCCTACCTGGACGAACTGGCCCGCCAACTGCGTCTGGAACCCGGCCTGCGACAAGAACTGGAAGACCAGGTCCGCCTCGCTGCCGGGTAG
- a CDS encoding methyl-accepting chemotaxis protein, translated as MKNWTLRQRILASFAVIIAIMLLMIVAAYSRLVAIEASEEAVGSDSIPGFYYSSMLRSAWVDSYITSQQLVGLSGRRDLTPADLADFKGFDERLKQEMASYQATIRKPDDLAALEAFRVLEADYMKIVDQILEAYRQKHYAEAERLINESLTPAWINGRQHLNRVIESNRESAEAATNDIVGAVATAKGSMIVSLLLAILAAGICGLLLLRAITAPVQHVVHALDKLRSGDLSMRLSLARKDEFGSIETGFNEMAVALADLVAQAQRSSVQVTTSVTEIAATSKQQQATATETAATTTEIGATSREIAATSRDLVRTMTEVTSAADQASVLAGSGQQGLARMEETMHQVMGAADLVNAKLAILNEKASNINQVVVTIVKVADQTNLLSLNAAIEAEKAGEYGRGFAVVATEVRRLADQTAVATYDIEQMVREIQSAVSAGVMGMDKFSEEVRRGMFEVQQVGEQLTQIIHQVQALAPRVLMVNEGMQAQATGAEQINQALAQLSDASTQTVESLRQASFAIDELSQVAAGLRGGVSRFKV; from the coding sequence GTGAAGAACTGGACCTTGCGCCAACGGATCCTGGCAAGTTTCGCCGTGATCATCGCCATCATGCTGCTGATGATCGTCGCCGCCTACTCGCGGCTCGTGGCGATCGAGGCCAGTGAAGAGGCAGTGGGCTCGGACAGCATTCCCGGCTTCTACTACAGCTCGATGCTTCGCAGTGCCTGGGTCGACAGCTACATAACCAGCCAGCAGTTGGTGGGGCTGTCTGGACGGCGTGACCTCACCCCGGCTGACCTTGCGGACTTCAAGGGCTTCGATGAGCGCCTTAAGCAGGAAATGGCCAGTTACCAGGCGACTATCCGTAAACCGGACGATCTGGCCGCACTCGAGGCGTTCAGGGTGCTCGAAGCCGACTACATGAAAATCGTCGACCAGATACTGGAGGCGTACCGGCAGAAGCACTATGCCGAAGCCGAGCGCCTGATCAACGAGTCCCTCACTCCGGCCTGGATCAATGGCCGCCAGCACCTGAACCGTGTCATCGAAAGCAATCGCGAATCCGCCGAAGCGGCGACCAATGACATCGTCGGTGCGGTTGCCACGGCCAAGGGCAGCATGATCGTATCGTTGCTGCTGGCGATCCTGGCTGCCGGTATTTGCGGCTTGTTGCTGCTGCGCGCCATCACCGCGCCCGTGCAGCACGTCGTGCACGCACTGGACAAACTGCGCTCGGGCGACCTGAGCATGCGCCTGAGCCTGGCCCGCAAGGATGAGTTCGGCAGCATCGAAACTGGCTTCAACGAAATGGCCGTGGCGCTGGCCGACCTAGTCGCCCAGGCCCAGCGTTCGTCGGTGCAGGTGACCACTTCGGTCACCGAAATCGCCGCCACCTCCAAGCAACAACAAGCCACCGCCACTGAAACCGCCGCCACCACCACCGAGATCGGCGCCACCTCGCGGGAGATCGCCGCCACCTCCCGTGACCTGGTTCGTACCATGACCGAGGTGACCTCCGCCGCCGACCAGGCTTCGGTGCTCGCAGGCTCCGGCCAGCAGGGGCTGGCGCGTATGGAAGAGACCATGCACCAGGTCATGGGCGCCGCCGATCTGGTCAACGCCAAGCTGGCGATCCTCAACGAGAAGGCCAGCAACATCAACCAAGTGGTCGTGACCATCGTCAAGGTGGCCGACCAGACCAACCTGCTGTCGCTCAATGCCGCCATCGAGGCGGAGAAGGCCGGGGAGTACGGCCGTGGTTTCGCCGTAGTGGCCACCGAGGTGCGTCGCCTGGCCGATCAGACCGCCGTGGCCACCTACGACATCGAGCAGATGGTGCGGGAGATCCAGTCTGCCGTCTCGGCCGGCGTCATGGGCATGGACAAGTTCTCCGAGGAAGTGCGACGGGGCATGTTCGAGGTCCAGCAGGTGGGCGAGCAGCTTACCCAGATCATTCACCAGGTCCAGGCACTGGCACCGCGGGTGCTGATGGTCAACGAAGGCATGCAGGCCCAGGCCACGGGTGCCGAGCAGATCAACCAGGCCCTGGCCCAACTCAGCGACGCCAGCACCCAGACCGTGGAGTCGTTGCGCCAGGCCAGCTTCGCCATCGATGAGTTGAGCCAGGTAGCCGCCGGATTGCGCGGCGGTGTATCGCGCTTCAAAGTCTGA
- a CDS encoding chemotaxis response regulator protein-glutamate methylesterase, with protein sequence MKIAIVNDMPMAVEALRRALTFEPEHQVVWVASNGAEAVTRCAEFTPDLILMDLIMPVMDGVEATRRIMAETPCAIVIVTVDRKQNVHRVFEAMGHGALDVVDTPSLGAGDAREAAAPLLRKILNIGWLIGQQRPAAPRAVAAPLVEASQRRGLVAIGSSAGGPAALEVLLKGLPREFPASIVLVQHVDQVFAGGMAEWLSGVSGLPVRLARGGEPPQPGQVLLAGTNHHIRLLQGGQLSYTAEPVGEIYRPSINVFFESVARFWTGDAVGILLTGMGRDGAQGLKQMRQRGFLTIAQDQQSSAVYGMPKAAAAIEAAVEIRPLERIAGRLMEIFSK encoded by the coding sequence ATGAAGATCGCCATCGTCAACGATATGCCCATGGCTGTGGAAGCCCTGCGCCGGGCTTTGACCTTCGAGCCCGAGCACCAGGTCGTTTGGGTCGCGAGCAATGGCGCCGAGGCGGTGACGCGCTGCGCCGAGTTCACGCCCGACCTGATTCTCATGGACCTGATCATGCCGGTGATGGATGGCGTCGAGGCTACCCGGCGGATCATGGCCGAAACGCCCTGCGCCATCGTGATTGTCACGGTCGATCGCAAGCAGAATGTACATCGGGTGTTCGAAGCCATGGGTCACGGCGCCCTGGACGTGGTGGACACACCCTCGCTGGGCGCGGGGGATGCACGTGAAGCGGCAGCCCCTCTGTTGCGCAAGATCCTCAACATCGGCTGGCTCATCGGCCAGCAACGCCCCGCGGCGCCCCGGGCTGTCGCCGCTCCGCTGGTGGAGGCATCACAGCGTCGTGGCCTGGTCGCCATCGGCTCTTCGGCAGGTGGGCCAGCGGCGTTGGAAGTACTGCTCAAAGGGCTGCCGCGGGAGTTTCCGGCGTCGATCGTGCTGGTGCAGCATGTCGACCAAGTCTTCGCCGGTGGCATGGCCGAGTGGCTCAGCGGGGTTTCAGGCTTGCCGGTGCGCCTGGCGCGAGGGGGCGAGCCACCCCAGCCAGGGCAAGTGCTGCTGGCCGGCACCAATCATCACATCCGCCTGCTGCAGGGCGGCCAACTCAGCTATACGGCCGAACCTGTCGGCGAAATCTACCGCCCTTCGATCAATGTGTTCTTCGAGAGCGTGGCGCGCTTCTGGACCGGCGATGCCGTGGGGATCTTGCTCACCGGCATGGGCCGCGACGGCGCCCAGGGCCTGAAACAGATGCGCCAGCGTGGCTTTCTGACCATTGCCCAGGACCAGCAGAGTTCGGCGGTCTACGGCATGCCCAAGGCTGCCGCGGCGATCGAGGCTGCCGTGGAGATACGGCCGCTGGAACGCATCGCGGGCCGACTGATGGAAATCTTTTCGAAATGA
- a CDS encoding CheR family methyltransferase produces MIEQHFFRFLQERIGLDVESVGAPMVERALRQRCAAVQAFDLDEYWSRLQQSVSEQQALIEAVIVPETWFFRYPESFTALVGLAQKRQVELAGVRPLRILSLPCSTGEEPYSIAMALLDGGLDPAAFRIDAMDISPSSIARAEQAVYGRNSFRGSELAFRDRHFCETDEGHRLDERVRRQVDLRVGNVLDPALKSQQGLYDFVFCRNLLIYFDVPTQRRVFEVLKSLTHAQGVLFIGPAEGSLLARLGMRPLGIAQSFAYVRQEAPAPAPAPAPVAQPAPINRSQTMPPVAPRPVSRPARMPRPISPPVSAPSHAQGESELLATIARQANAGDSAQARASCQRYLQQFAPKAQVFYWLGLLADTEGDTQEAISLYRKALYLEPQHTETLIHLAALLASQGDEAGARRMQARAARVGRESER; encoded by the coding sequence ATGATCGAACAGCACTTCTTCCGTTTCCTGCAGGAGCGCATCGGCCTGGATGTCGAGTCGGTCGGCGCTCCCATGGTCGAGCGTGCCTTGCGCCAGCGCTGCGCTGCCGTGCAGGCCTTCGATCTGGACGAGTACTGGTCGCGCCTGCAGCAATCGGTCAGTGAGCAGCAGGCCTTGATCGAGGCCGTGATCGTCCCGGAGACATGGTTCTTCCGCTATCCCGAATCCTTCACCGCGCTGGTGGGGCTGGCCCAGAAGCGCCAGGTGGAGCTCGCCGGCGTGCGGCCGCTGCGAATCCTCAGCTTGCCCTGCTCAACGGGCGAAGAACCTTATTCGATCGCCATGGCGCTGCTCGATGGTGGCCTGGACCCGGCGGCGTTTCGAATCGACGCCATGGACATCAGCCCCAGTTCCATCGCCCGCGCAGAACAGGCCGTCTATGGGCGCAACTCGTTCCGGGGTAGCGAGCTGGCCTTCCGTGACCGGCATTTTTGCGAAACCGATGAAGGCCACCGGCTGGATGAGCGGGTACGACGTCAGGTCGACCTGCGGGTCGGCAACGTGCTCGATCCCGCGCTCAAGAGTCAGCAAGGGCTGTACGACTTCGTGTTCTGCCGCAACTTGCTGATCTACTTCGACGTGCCGACCCAGCGCCGGGTGTTCGAAGTGCTCAAATCCCTGACCCATGCCCAAGGTGTGCTATTCATTGGCCCGGCCGAGGGCAGTTTGCTGGCGCGGCTGGGCATGCGCCCGTTGGGTATCGCCCAGTCGTTCGCCTATGTGCGCCAGGAGGCCCCTGCACCTGCACCTGCACCGGCGCCCGTCGCTCAACCCGCGCCGATCAATCGCTCCCAGACCATGCCTCCCGTGGCCCCACGGCCTGTCAGCCGTCCGGCGCGCATGCCGCGTCCGATATCGCCGCCAGTGAGCGCGCCTTCGCACGCTCAAGGGGAGAGCGAGTTGCTGGCCACCATCGCCCGACAGGCCAATGCCGGTGACAGCGCACAGGCCCGCGCCAGTTGCCAGCGCTACCTGCAGCAGTTCGCGCCCAAAGCGCAAGTGTTCTACTGGCTCGGTCTGCTCGCCGACACCGAAGGCGACACCCAGGAGGCCATCAGCCTCTATCGCAAGGCACTTTACCTGGAGCCGCAACATACCGAGACCTTGATACATCTGGCGGCATTGCTGGCTTCCCAGGGCGATGAGGCGGGCGCGCGGCGCATGCAGGCGCGGGCGGCACGTGTGGGACGGGAGTCTGAACGATGA
- the prfB gene encoding peptide chain release factor 2 (programmed frameshift), which translates to MEIQPILNTIKDLSERSQSIRGYLDYDQKADRLIEVNRELEDPAVWNKPEYAQGLGRERAMLAQVVETLDKLSNGLSDCKDLLDMAVEENDESAVNDVVTELEGLEENLAQLEFRRMFSGEMDMNNAYLDIQAGSGGTEAQDWANILLRMYLRWADKRGFDATIIELSEGEVAGIKGATVHIKGEYAFGWLRTEIGVHRLVRKSPFDSGARRHTSFSAVFVSPEIDDKVEIEINPADLRIDTYRSSGAGGQHVNTTDSAVRITHVPTNTVVACQNERSQHANKDTAMKMLRAKLYELEMQKRNAASQALEDSKSDIGWGHQIRSYVLDDSRIKDLRTGVERSDCQKVLDGDLDQYLEASLKQGL; encoded by the exons ATGGAAATCCAACCGATCCTGAACACCATCAAGGACCTCTCCGAACGCTCCCAGTCCATTCGGGGGTATCTT GACTACGATCAAAAAGCTGACCGCCTGATCGAAGTCAACCGCGAACTGGAAGACCCTGCCGTCTGGAACAAGCCCGAGTACGCTCAGGGCCTGGGCCGCGAGCGCGCCATGCTGGCGCAGGTCGTCGAAACCCTGGACAAGCTGTCCAACGGTCTCTCCGACTGCAAGGACCTGCTCGACATGGCCGTCGAGGAGAACGATGAAAGCGCCGTCAACGACGTTGTGACCGAGCTGGAAGGCCTGGAAGAAAACCTGGCCCAGCTTGAGTTCCGTCGCATGTTCAGCGGCGAGATGGACATGAACAACGCCTACCTGGACATCCAGGCCGGCTCCGGTGGCACCGAGGCGCAGGACTGGGCCAACATCCTGCTGCGTATGTACCTGCGCTGGGCCGACAAGCGCGGCTTCGATGCCACCATCATCGAGCTCTCCGAAGGTGAAGTCGCCGGCATCAAGGGCGCCACCGTGCACATCAAAGGCGAGTACGCGTTCGGCTGGCTGCGTACCGAGATCGGCGTGCACCGCCTGGTGCGCAAGAGCCCGTTCGACTCCGGCGCCCGTCGCCACACCTCGTTCTCGGCGGTGTTCGTCTCGCCCGAGATCGACGACAAGGTCGAAATCGAGATCAACCCGGCCGATCTTCGCATCGACACCTACCGCTCCTCCGGTGCCGGTGGCCAGCACGTGAACACCACCGACTCGGCGGTCCGTATCACCCACGTGCCGACCAACACCGTGGTGGCCTGCCAGAACGAACGCTCCCAGCACGCCAACAAGGACACCGCCATGAAAATGCTGCGGGCCAAGTTGTACGAGCTGGAGATGCAGAAGCGCAACGCCGCCTCCCAAGCCCTGGAAGACAGCAAGTCCGACATCGGCTGGGGTCACCAGATCCGCTCCTACGTGCTCGATGACTCGCGCATCAAGGACCTGCGTACCGGCGTCGAGCGCAGCGACTGCCAGAAGGTCCTGGACGGCGACCTCGACCAGTACCTGGAAGCGAGCCTCAAGCAGGGGCTGTAA
- a CDS encoding response regulator, with amino-acid sequence MNDLPIEGFTTINESAAMVLLVDDQAMIGEAVRRGLAHEENIDFHFCADPHQAVAQAMRIKPTVILQDLIMPGLDGLTLVREYRNNPATQDIPIIVLSTKEDPLVKSAAFAAGANDYLVKLPDTIELVARIRYHSRSYLTLLQRDEAYRALRVSQQQLLDTNLMLQRLMNSDGLTGLSNRRHFDEYLELEWRRAMREQQQLSLLMIDVDYFKAYNDSFGHLAGDEALRQVAEAIRGSCSRPTDLPARYGGEEFSLVLPNTSPGGARLIAEKLRQTVLALNIPHTAPEADARLTVSIGLATLTPSVGSHSRQLISAADKGLYLAKNNGRNQVGVA; translated from the coding sequence ATGAATGATCTACCGATCGAAGGTTTCACGACCATCAATGAAAGTGCGGCGATGGTCCTGCTGGTCGACGATCAGGCAATGATCGGCGAGGCGGTGCGCCGTGGGCTTGCCCACGAGGAGAACATCGATTTCCATTTCTGCGCCGATCCCCACCAGGCGGTGGCCCAGGCCATGCGGATCAAGCCTACGGTAATCCTCCAGGACCTGATCATGCCGGGGCTGGACGGACTGACGTTGGTGCGCGAATACCGCAACAACCCGGCCACGCAGGATATTCCGATCATCGTCCTGTCGACCAAGGAGGACCCGCTGGTCAAGAGTGCGGCGTTCGCTGCCGGGGCCAACGACTACCTGGTCAAGTTGCCGGACACCATCGAGCTGGTGGCGCGGATCCGCTATCACTCTCGCTCCTACCTGACCCTGCTGCAACGCGACGAAGCGTATCGCGCGCTGCGGGTCAGTCAGCAGCAGTTGCTGGACACCAACCTGATGCTGCAGCGGTTGATGAACTCCGACGGGCTCACCGGCCTGTCCAACCGCCGCCATTTCGACGAGTACCTGGAGCTTGAATGGCGACGTGCGATGCGTGAGCAGCAGCAGTTGTCGCTGCTGATGATCGATGTCGACTACTTCAAAGCCTACAACGACAGCTTCGGCCATCTGGCGGGCGATGAGGCCTTGCGCCAGGTCGCCGAGGCCATCCGCGGTTCGTGCTCGCGCCCGACCGACCTGCCGGCTCGCTATGGCGGCGAGGAGTTCTCCCTGGTGCTGCCCAACACCTCGCCCGGCGGTGCGCGGCTGATCGCCGAGAAGCTGCGCCAGACCGTTCTGGCCCTGAACATCCCCCACACCGCGCCCGAGGCGGATGCGCGCCTGACGGTGAGCATCGGTCTGGCGACCCTCACGCCGAGCGTCGGCAGCCACAGCCGACAGCTGATCTCGGCGGCGGACAAAGGGCTGTACCTGGCCAAGAACAATGGCCGCAACCAGGTAGGCGTTGCCTGA
- a CDS encoding chemotaxis protein CheW: MHLIARDDELIDDCWNRIGVHGDKQCPLLERHIHCRNCQVYASAATQLLDRYALLQDEHVEAPPPDEDCVGRSMLLFRLGEEWLALACACLAEIAPLQSVHSLPHQRSGVLQGVANVRGALVPSLSLAGLLGVEVLPAQARTGHVMPRMLILAAEGGPVVMAVDEIDGIHRLDPARLVDGQDAAHFTAAVLQWRGRSVRVLDEQHVLSAVKRSLS; the protein is encoded by the coding sequence ATGCACTTGATCGCACGGGACGATGAGCTCATCGACGATTGCTGGAACCGCATTGGCGTGCACGGCGACAAGCAGTGCCCGTTGCTCGAGCGTCATATTCATTGCCGCAACTGCCAAGTCTACGCCAGCGCGGCCACTCAGCTGCTCGATCGCTATGCACTGTTGCAGGACGAGCACGTCGAGGCGCCGCCGCCGGACGAAGACTGTGTCGGGCGCTCGATGCTGCTGTTCCGCCTGGGCGAGGAGTGGTTGGCGCTGGCCTGTGCCTGCCTGGCCGAGATTGCGCCGCTGCAGTCGGTGCACTCGCTGCCGCACCAGCGTTCCGGGGTGTTGCAGGGGGTGGCCAATGTGCGTGGCGCTCTGGTGCCGAGCCTGTCGCTGGCGGGCCTGCTGGGTGTCGAGGTGCTGCCGGCCCAGGCGCGCACGGGGCACGTGATGCCGCGCATGCTGATTCTCGCTGCCGAGGGCGGCCCGGTGGTGATGGCGGTGGACGAGATCGACGGTATCCACCGGCTGGACCCTGCACGCCTGGTCGATGGCCAGGATGCCGCGCACTTCACCGCAGCGGTGCTGCAATGGCGAGGCCGCAGCGTGCGGGTGCTGGATGAACAACATGTACTGTCGGCCGTGAAGCGGAGCCTGTCATGA
- a CDS encoding chemotaxis protein CheW, whose amino-acid sequence MSDVQPHQEQADGAKAVLYLQFCIGEQRFALDVREVIEVLPRRSLKPIAQAPAWVAGILAHRGALVPVIDLSALSFSTPAPLRTSTRLVLVHYGGDRQLGLILEQATDTLRCRPDEFQPYGLDNTDAPYLGPVRQDARGLLQRIQVEDLLPDDVRDLLFPEQPGQVPA is encoded by the coding sequence ATGAGCGACGTGCAACCCCATCAGGAGCAGGCCGACGGCGCCAAGGCGGTGCTGTACCTGCAGTTCTGCATCGGTGAGCAGCGCTTTGCCCTGGACGTGCGTGAGGTGATCGAGGTATTGCCGCGACGCTCGCTCAAGCCCATCGCCCAGGCGCCCGCGTGGGTCGCCGGTATTCTGGCCCATCGCGGCGCCCTGGTGCCGGTGATCGACCTGTCCGCGCTGAGCTTCTCCACTCCGGCGCCGCTGCGTACCAGCACGCGTCTGGTGCTGGTGCACTATGGTGGCGACCGGCAATTGGGGTTGATCCTGGAGCAGGCCACCGACACTTTGCGCTGCCGGCCCGATGAGTTTCAACCCTATGGTCTGGACAACACCGACGCCCCTTACCTGGGGCCGGTGCGCCAGGATGCTCGGGGCCTGCTGCAGCGTATCCAAGTGGAGGACCTGCTGCCGGACGATGTCCGTGATCTGCTGTTCCCCGAGCAGCCAGGGCAGGTGCCGGCATGA
- a CDS encoding hybrid sensor histidine kinase/response regulator, with product MTPEQMRDASLLELFSLEAEAQTQVLSAGLMALERNPTQADQLEACMRAAHSLKGAARIVGIDAGVSVAHVMEDCLVAAQEGRLRLRPEHIDALLHGTDLLMRIATPQDRDSEAAVPAFLVQMANLLDPTAAPAPAPAIPVEPAPAQAEPVVEPEPEAETEPDPEPSLPRKVGKRGGEGAERVLRVTADRLNSLLDLSSKSLVETQRLKPYLASLQRLKRMHGQGMRALDGLKQQLEGSGQSHEVLEALAQTQRLLGETQQILQQQAADIDEFGWQASQRAQNLYDTALACRMRPFADVLTGQSRMVRDLGRSLGKQVQLQIEGEKTQVDRDVLEKLEAPLTHLLRNAVDHGVELPERRLLAGKPVDGTLRLRASHQAGLLILELSDDGAGIDLERLRRSIVERALSPVETVAQMSEAELLTFLFLPGFSLRDKVTEVSGRGVGLDAVQHMVRELRGSIELTQVSGQGCCFHLEVPLTLSVVRSLVVEVGGEAYAFPLAHIERTLAVAAEDIVQIEGRQHFWHEGRHIGLVSASQLLNRPAGQDDERSLPVVVIRERDQLYGVAVERLIGERVLVVMPLDARLGKVQDISAGALLDDGSVVLIIDVEDLLRSVEKLLSTGRLERIERGARGGRAMVRKRVLVVDDSLTVRELQRKLLGNQGYDVAVAVDGMDGWNALRAEDFDLLITDIDMPRMDGIELVTLVRRDQRLQSLPVMVVSYKDREEDRRRGLDAGADYYLAKASFHDDALLDAVVELIGGAQG from the coding sequence ATGACCCCTGAGCAAATGCGCGACGCGTCGCTGCTCGAGTTGTTCAGCCTGGAGGCCGAGGCCCAGACCCAGGTGCTCAGCGCTGGCCTGATGGCACTGGAGCGCAACCCGACCCAGGCCGACCAGCTCGAAGCCTGCATGCGCGCGGCCCATTCCCTGAAAGGCGCGGCGCGGATCGTCGGCATCGATGCCGGTGTCAGCGTCGCCCACGTCATGGAAGACTGCCTGGTGGCGGCCCAGGAGGGTCGCCTGCGACTGCGCCCCGAGCACATCGATGCCTTGCTGCACGGCACCGATCTGCTGATGCGGATCGCAACCCCCCAGGATCGTGACAGCGAGGCGGCGGTACCGGCGTTTCTGGTTCAGATGGCCAATTTGCTCGACCCCACTGCAGCGCCTGCCCCTGCACCCGCCATACCGGTCGAGCCGGCACCGGCGCAGGCCGAACCGGTGGTCGAACCCGAACCAGAGGCCGAAACCGAGCCTGATCCCGAGCCCAGCCTGCCACGCAAGGTTGGCAAGCGCGGTGGCGAGGGTGCCGAACGGGTGCTCAGGGTCACCGCCGATCGTCTGAACAGCCTGCTCGACCTCTCCAGCAAGTCGCTGGTGGAAACCCAGCGGCTCAAGCCCTACCTCGCCAGCCTGCAGCGACTCAAGCGCATGCACGGCCAGGGCATGCGGGCCCTCGACGGCCTGAAGCAACAGCTCGAAGGCAGCGGCCAGAGCCACGAGGTGCTCGAGGCCCTGGCCCAGACTCAACGCCTGCTGGGTGAAACCCAGCAGATCCTGCAACAGCAGGCTGCCGATATCGACGAGTTCGGCTGGCAGGCCAGCCAACGTGCCCAGAACCTCTATGACACCGCGCTGGCCTGTCGCATGCGGCCTTTCGCCGATGTCCTGACCGGGCAGAGCCGCATGGTCCGAGACCTTGGGCGTTCGCTGGGCAAGCAGGTGCAGTTGCAGATCGAGGGCGAGAAGACCCAGGTCGACCGTGACGTGCTGGAAAAGCTCGAAGCGCCGCTGACCCACCTGCTGCGCAACGCCGTCGACCACGGTGTCGAGCTACCCGAGCGGCGCCTGCTGGCGGGCAAGCCCGTCGACGGTACCCTCCGCCTGCGCGCCTCCCACCAGGCGGGCCTGCTGATCCTCGAGCTGAGCGACGATGGCGCCGGCATCGACCTTGAGCGGCTGCGGCGCAGCATCGTCGAACGGGCATTGTCGCCGGTCGAGACCGTGGCGCAGATGAGCGAGGCGGAACTGCTCACATTCCTGTTCCTTCCAGGCTTCAGCCTGCGCGACAAGGTCACCGAGGTGTCGGGCCGTGGCGTCGGCCTGGATGCGGTGCAGCACATGGTCCGTGAACTGCGCGGCTCGATCGAGCTGACCCAGGTCTCGGGCCAGGGGTGCTGCTTCCATCTTGAGGTGCCGCTGACGCTGTCGGTGGTGCGCAGCCTGGTGGTGGAGGTGGGGGGCGAGGCGTATGCCTTCCCGCTGGCGCACATCGAGCGCACCCTGGCGGTGGCAGCCGAAGACATCGTGCAGATCGAAGGGCGCCAGCACTTCTGGCATGAAGGACGGCATATCGGGCTGGTGTCGGCCAGCCAGTTGCTTAACCGCCCGGCCGGACAGGACGACGAGCGCAGCCTGCCGGTGGTGGTGATCCGTGAGCGTGACCAGCTGTATGGCGTGGCCGTGGAGCGCTTGATTGGCGAGCGGGTGCTGGTGGTGATGCCGCTGGACGCCCGGCTGGGCAAGGTTCAGGACATTTCCGCGGGGGCCTTGCTCGACGATGGTTCGGTGGTGTTGATCATCGACGTCGAGGATTTGCTGCGCTCGGTCGAAAAACTGCTCAGCACTGGCCGGCTGGAGCGCATCGAGCGCGGTGCCAGGGGCGGTCGCGCCATGGTGCGCAAACGCGTTCTGGTGGTCGACGATTCGCTCACCGTACGTGAACTGCAGCGCAAGCTGTTGGGCAACCAGGGTTACGACGTGGCCGTAGCGGTGGATGGCATGGATGGCTGGAATGCCCTGCGCGCCGAGGATTTCGACCTGCTGATCACCGATATCGACATGCCGCGGATGGACGGCATCGAGCTGGTCACCCTGGTGCGCCGTGACCAGCGCCTGCAATCGCTACCGGTCATGGTGGTGTCCTACAAGGATCGTGAAGAAGACCGGCGACGTGGACTGGACGCCGGTGCCGACTACTATTTGGCTAAGGCCAGTTTCCATGACGACGCGTTGCTGGACGCCGTGGTGGAGTTGATCGGGGGTGCCCAGGGATGA